In one Corallococcus sp. EGB genomic region, the following are encoded:
- a CDS encoding RNA polymerase sigma factor encodes MGPHAAVLPVPTLDDLYARHRPRALAIARRIVGDIDDAEDVVQDVFLRLSRQPPGLDGRATWTTWLHRVMVNSSINWLRARRRRERLTHAPQETVSPEAHAVGAQMHRHFHEALEEVNPQQRQVLYLREVRGLGSAEIARLLRIPEGTVKSALHRGRQRALTVMEERGQQP; translated from the coding sequence ATGGGCCCGCACGCCGCCGTCCTCCCCGTCCCCACCCTGGATGATTTGTACGCCCGGCACCGTCCACGAGCGCTGGCCATCGCCCGGCGCATCGTGGGGGACATCGACGACGCGGAGGACGTGGTGCAGGACGTCTTCCTGCGCCTGTCGCGCCAGCCCCCGGGGCTGGACGGGCGGGCGACGTGGACCACCTGGCTGCACCGGGTGATGGTCAACAGCAGCATCAACTGGCTGCGCGCGCGCAGGCGCCGCGAGCGGCTGACGCACGCGCCCCAGGAGACCGTGTCGCCGGAGGCCCACGCCGTGGGCGCGCAGATGCACCGCCACTTCCACGAAGCGCTGGAGGAGGTGAATCCCCAGCAGCGGCAGGTCCTCTACCTGCGCGAGGTGCGCGGCCTGGGCTCCGCGGAGATCGCCCGGCTCCTGCGCATCCCCGAGGGCACCGTGAAGAGCGCCCTGCACCGCGGCCGCCAGCGCGCCCTCACCGTGATGGAGGAGCGCGGCCAGCAGCCTTGA
- the gspN gene encoding type II secretion system protein GspN, with the protein MATESKTARWKLVVGYTAFAVAAFVLCLMFTFPYDAVRSRLVTEAAAQGLAVRIGGLRPGLSGVTATNVRVSKPPTPLGADSIAALARGESGGLGPDELGEALIFDSVALRPSLFPPGVVVKMKGMGGTVDVHVGGLSGTSLNVDIEGVQASGGNLPKYTGVDMEGTLNGKLALQAPGTMMRGQPVDWSQASGTVTLDTQGLTIKGGKAAIPMGGGPAMAMELPRMLLGELKGDLQFDKGLGTVRDLNIKSEDLEGSGTGTVKLGRRLEYSELALDVKLKFEQAFQQRLGPLALAVNMLPQDHDNPGWRGGRLTGMVSSPRFGPKR; encoded by the coding sequence ATGGCCACTGAATCCAAGACCGCCCGCTGGAAGCTCGTCGTGGGCTACACCGCCTTCGCGGTGGCCGCGTTCGTCCTCTGCCTGATGTTCACGTTCCCGTACGACGCCGTCCGCTCGCGGCTGGTGACGGAGGCCGCGGCGCAGGGGCTCGCGGTGCGCATTGGCGGCCTGCGCCCCGGCCTGTCCGGCGTCACCGCCACCAACGTGCGCGTGAGCAAGCCGCCCACGCCGCTGGGCGCGGACTCCATCGCGGCGCTCGCCCGCGGCGAGTCCGGCGGCCTGGGCCCGGATGAGCTGGGCGAGGCGCTCATCTTCGACAGCGTGGCGCTGCGCCCGTCCCTCTTCCCGCCTGGCGTGGTGGTGAAGATGAAGGGCATGGGCGGCACGGTGGACGTGCACGTGGGCGGCCTGAGCGGCACGTCGCTGAACGTGGACATCGAGGGCGTGCAAGCCAGCGGCGGCAACCTGCCGAAGTACACGGGCGTGGACATGGAGGGCACCCTCAACGGGAAGCTGGCGCTCCAGGCCCCGGGGACGATGATGCGCGGACAGCCGGTGGACTGGTCCCAGGCCTCCGGCACGGTGACGTTGGACACCCAGGGGCTCACCATCAAGGGCGGCAAGGCGGCCATCCCCATGGGCGGCGGCCCCGCCATGGCCATGGAGCTGCCGCGCATGCTGCTGGGCGAATTGAAGGGCGACCTCCAGTTCGACAAGGGCCTGGGCACGGTGCGCGACCTGAACATCAAGAGCGAGGACCTGGAGGGCTCCGGCACCGGCACGGTGAAGCTGGGCCGCCGGCTGGAGTACAGCGAGCTGGCGCTCGACGTGAAGCTGAAGTTCGAGCAGGCCTTCCAGCAGCGGCTGGGTCCCCTGGCGCTCGCGGTGAACATGCTGCCGCAGGACCATGACAACCCGGGTTGGCGCGGCGGCCGGCTCACCGGCATGGTGAGCAGCCCTCGCTTCGGTCCCAAGCGGTAG
- a CDS encoding sigma 54-interacting transcriptional regulator, which yields MPELVFFRRGEEVLRVAVDRARVVLGRGDASDVAIPDPEVSRLQVALLWDGQKCRVEDLSGKGTKVAGAVVERADLRDGADIELGQWRAVFRQHGASEDADAATEAGNATAVQDRDAQRWQPAQLRVKQGGNEAVHRLTGDSFTVGKDAGNDLVLQDRFISGRHLKVTRREGVFHVVDLRSTNGTWLGPVRLFEAEVTLPTTLRVGEAELVLEAVPALKKEAQAFHGILGSDPSVRQLTDLIQRVAPSTAAVTILGESGTGKELVANALHACSPRANRPLIPVNCAAISKELIESELFGHEKGAFTGSVGARKGAFEEADGGTLFLDEIGELPLDLQAKLLRALESGEIKRVGASRPLHVDVRVVAATNRDLLAAAREGRFREDLYYRLCVVPLHLPPLRNRRGDVVALAEHFVRAFAPRGQTVRFTPAALDRLQQHAWPGNIRELRNVVHRALLLRRGPSIDASDLSFDQEVNRETGITVPELPPGMTLEQMLEKLERQIIETALRRFNNNRERVARELGLARSTLFKRLKDWGLTKQDEQE from the coding sequence ATGCCGGAGCTGGTGTTCTTCCGTCGAGGCGAGGAAGTGCTGCGGGTGGCGGTGGACCGGGCGCGGGTGGTGCTCGGCCGGGGCGACGCGAGCGACGTGGCCATTCCGGATCCGGAGGTGAGCCGCCTGCAGGTGGCCCTCCTGTGGGATGGCCAGAAGTGCCGCGTGGAGGACCTCTCCGGCAAGGGCACGAAGGTGGCGGGCGCGGTGGTGGAGCGCGCGGACCTCCGGGACGGCGCGGACATCGAGCTGGGCCAGTGGCGCGCGGTGTTCCGCCAGCATGGCGCCAGCGAGGACGCGGACGCCGCCACGGAGGCCGGCAACGCCACCGCCGTGCAGGACCGCGACGCCCAGCGCTGGCAGCCCGCGCAGCTGCGCGTGAAGCAGGGCGGCAACGAGGCCGTGCACCGGCTCACGGGCGACAGCTTCACGGTGGGCAAGGACGCGGGCAACGACCTGGTGCTCCAGGACCGGTTCATCTCCGGCCGGCACCTGAAAGTGACTCGCCGCGAGGGCGTCTTCCACGTCGTGGACCTGCGCTCCACCAACGGCACGTGGCTGGGGCCGGTGCGCCTGTTCGAGGCGGAGGTGACGCTGCCCACCACGCTGCGCGTGGGCGAGGCGGAGCTTGTCCTCGAAGCCGTGCCCGCGCTGAAGAAGGAGGCGCAGGCCTTCCACGGCATCCTCGGGAGCGACCCGTCGGTGCGGCAGCTCACGGACCTCATCCAGCGCGTGGCGCCGTCCACCGCGGCCGTCACCATCCTGGGCGAGTCCGGCACGGGCAAGGAGCTGGTGGCGAACGCGCTGCATGCGTGCTCGCCGCGCGCGAACCGGCCGCTCATCCCGGTCAACTGCGCCGCCATCTCCAAGGAGCTCATCGAGAGCGAGCTGTTCGGCCATGAGAAGGGCGCGTTCACCGGCTCCGTGGGCGCGCGCAAGGGCGCCTTCGAGGAGGCGGACGGCGGCACGCTGTTCCTGGACGAGATTGGCGAGCTGCCCCTGGACCTCCAGGCGAAGCTGCTGCGCGCGCTGGAGAGCGGCGAAATCAAGCGCGTGGGCGCCAGCCGCCCGCTGCACGTGGACGTGCGCGTGGTGGCGGCCACCAACCGCGACCTGCTGGCGGCGGCGCGCGAGGGCCGCTTCCGCGAGGACCTCTACTACCGTCTGTGCGTCGTGCCGCTGCACCTGCCGCCCCTGCGCAACCGCCGGGGGGACGTGGTGGCGCTGGCGGAGCACTTCGTGCGCGCGTTCGCCCCGCGCGGGCAGACGGTGCGCTTCACGCCGGCCGCGCTGGACCGGCTCCAGCAGCACGCGTGGCCGGGCAACATCCGCGAGCTGCGCAACGTGGTGCACCGCGCGCTGCTGTTGCGCAGGGGCCCGTCCATCGACGCGAGCGACCTGTCCTTCGATCAGGAGGTCAACCGCGAGACGGGCATCACCGTGCCGGAGCTGCCGCCGGGCATGACGCTGGAGCAGATGCTGGAGAAGCTGGAGCGGCAGATCATCGAAACCGCGCTGCGCCGCTTCAACAACAACCGCGAGCGCGTGGCGCGGGAGCTGGGGCTCGCGCGCTCCACCCTCTTCAAGCGCCTGAAGGACTGGGGCCTGACGAAGCAGGACGAGCAGGAGTGA
- a CDS encoding type II secretion system protein GspJ produces the protein MKRRMRGFTLMEVMVAVGITALMGTVVALAFQTGINAKEVVEGEAERYRMVRVSLNRMAREVGSAFVSDRYDLRRFRDQNDRPTNFIGERDKLTFTTFAHQRLYTDVKESDQAVVEYFVENSTERGARQRMDLKRRVNPNVGDRMDRGGTTDVLFEGVKGVEFAYWDSDKKEWDDEWDTRRTERKDILPTRVRITVIALDESGKEARYTTQTRIVLNTTLQRFN, from the coding sequence ATGAAGCGGCGCATGCGAGGCTTCACCCTGATGGAGGTCATGGTGGCGGTGGGAATCACCGCCCTCATGGGCACCGTCGTCGCCCTGGCCTTCCAGACGGGCATCAACGCGAAGGAGGTCGTGGAGGGCGAGGCGGAGCGCTACCGCATGGTGCGCGTGTCGCTCAACCGCATGGCGCGGGAGGTGGGCTCCGCTTTCGTGAGCGACCGCTACGACCTGCGCCGCTTCCGCGACCAGAACGACCGGCCCACCAACTTCATTGGCGAGCGCGACAAGCTGACCTTCACCACGTTCGCGCACCAGCGCCTCTACACGGACGTGAAGGAGTCCGACCAGGCGGTGGTGGAGTACTTCGTGGAGAACTCCACCGAGCGCGGCGCCCGTCAGCGGATGGACCTGAAGCGGCGGGTGAACCCCAACGTGGGGGACCGCATGGACCGGGGCGGCACCACGGACGTCCTCTTCGAGGGCGTCAAGGGCGTGGAGTTCGCCTACTGGGACTCCGACAAGAAGGAATGGGACGACGAATGGGACACGCGGCGCACGGAGCGAAAGGACATCCTCCCCACGCGCGTGCGCATCACCGTCATCGCCCTGGATGAGTCGGGCAAGGAGGCGCGCTACACCACGCAGACGCGCATCGTGCTCAACACGACCCTGCAGAGGTTCAACTGA
- a CDS encoding APC family permease gives MPRLREGSGLMDVLLGRPLTSAQARQEKTGVLTGVALLGLDALSSAAYGPEAALTVLRPLGNVGLWLLLPITAAIVGLLTLVASSYAQTLAAYPSGGGAYTVAKQNLGRGAGLLAATALMLDYLLNVAVGISAGTGALVSALPALRPHTLHITLGLLALLTLVNLRGVSEAGAVFVVPTWFFITSLSLVLLVGLFKLAAGDATPVQPPPPLAASTAPLGAWLVLRAFASGCTAMTGVEAISNAVPIFRDPTVRRARVTLGIIVVILVTMLLGIAVLCRVYGVGATDPGGPHYQTVLSQLIAAVMGRGVFYYVAMAAILCVLSLSANTSYAGFPLVCQVLARERYLPPAFAHRGRRLALSRGILTLSGLAAALLIVCKGITDRLIPLFAIGALMAFTLSQAGMVVHWSRHREQEGWRWRRALNGAGAVMTAITLCIVAVSKFVHGGWAAFVIVPLGLMLLSRVHAAYGRTRRVTELKRPLLLTPASPLVAVVPVDRWSHASETALRFALELTDDVRAVHICSGDTDEAALDSQWQHFVQGPLLAAGRRPAPLVHVGSPYRALVWPLMDYLDALLEEVPGGTVAIVLPELLERRWYRSMLYGRRSELLRSALLLTGERRLVVISVPWYMSTEARPEPHSAWGDSAHPGHG, from the coding sequence ATGCCCCGGCTCCGCGAGGGCAGCGGCCTCATGGACGTGCTCCTGGGGCGTCCGCTCACCAGCGCCCAGGCGAGGCAGGAGAAGACGGGCGTCCTCACCGGCGTGGCCCTGCTGGGGCTGGACGCGCTGTCCTCCGCCGCGTACGGCCCGGAGGCCGCGCTCACCGTGCTGCGCCCGCTGGGCAACGTGGGGTTGTGGCTGCTGCTCCCCATCACCGCCGCCATCGTCGGGCTCCTGACCCTCGTCGCCAGCTCGTACGCGCAGACCCTCGCCGCGTACCCCAGCGGCGGCGGCGCGTACACGGTGGCGAAGCAGAACCTGGGGCGGGGCGCGGGGCTGCTCGCGGCGACGGCGCTGATGCTGGACTACCTGCTCAACGTGGCCGTGGGCATCTCCGCCGGCACGGGCGCGCTGGTGTCCGCGCTCCCCGCGCTGAGGCCCCACACCCTCCACATCACCCTGGGCCTGCTGGCGCTGCTCACCCTGGTGAACCTGCGCGGCGTCAGCGAGGCGGGCGCCGTGTTCGTCGTGCCCACCTGGTTCTTCATCACCTCGCTGAGCCTGGTGCTGCTCGTGGGCCTCTTCAAGCTGGCCGCCGGTGACGCGACGCCCGTGCAGCCGCCGCCCCCGCTGGCGGCGTCCACCGCGCCCCTGGGGGCGTGGCTCGTGCTCCGCGCCTTCGCCAGCGGGTGCACGGCGATGACGGGCGTGGAGGCCATCAGCAACGCCGTGCCCATCTTCCGCGACCCCACCGTCCGCCGCGCGCGCGTCACGCTGGGCATCATCGTGGTCATCCTGGTGACGATGCTCCTGGGCATCGCGGTGTTGTGCCGGGTGTACGGCGTGGGCGCCACGGATCCGGGCGGCCCCCACTACCAGACGGTGCTCTCGCAGCTCATCGCGGCGGTGATGGGGCGCGGCGTCTTCTACTACGTGGCCATGGCCGCCATCCTCTGCGTGCTGTCGCTGTCCGCGAACACCAGCTACGCGGGCTTTCCGCTCGTCTGCCAGGTGCTGGCGCGCGAGCGCTACCTGCCGCCGGCCTTCGCCCACCGCGGCCGCCGCCTGGCCCTGTCGCGCGGCATCCTCACGCTGTCCGGGCTCGCGGCCGCGCTGCTCATCGTGTGCAAGGGCATCACGGACCGGCTGATTCCCCTGTTCGCCATTGGCGCGCTGATGGCCTTCACCCTGTCCCAGGCGGGCATGGTCGTGCACTGGAGCCGGCACCGGGAGCAGGAGGGCTGGCGGTGGCGCCGGGCCCTCAACGGCGCGGGCGCGGTGATGACGGCCATCACGCTGTGCATCGTGGCCGTGTCCAAGTTCGTGCACGGCGGCTGGGCCGCGTTCGTCATCGTGCCCCTGGGGTTGATGCTGCTGTCGCGCGTCCACGCCGCGTACGGGCGCACGCGGCGGGTGACGGAATTGAAGCGGCCCCTGCTCCTGACGCCCGCGTCGCCGCTGGTCGCGGTGGTGCCGGTGGACCGCTGGTCCCACGCGTCGGAGACGGCGCTGCGCTTCGCGCTGGAGCTGACCGACGACGTGCGCGCGGTGCACATCTGCAGCGGCGACACCGACGAGGCGGCGCTGGACTCGCAGTGGCAGCACTTCGTCCAGGGCCCGCTCCTGGCGGCCGGACGGAGGCCCGCGCCGCTCGTGCACGTGGGGTCGCCGTACCGCGCGCTGGTGTGGCCGCTGATGGACTACCTGGACGCGCTGCTCGAGGAGGTGCCCGGCGGCACCGTGGCCATCGTGCTGCCGGAGCTGCTGGAGCGGCGCTGGTACCGGTCCATGCTCTATGGCCGCCGCTCGGAGCTGCTCCGCAGCGCGCTGCTGTTGACCGGCGAGCGGCGCCTCGTGGTGATCAGCGTGCCCTGGTACATGAGCACGGAGGCGCGCCCGGAGCCGCACTCGGCCTGGGGCGACTCCGCCCACCCGGGGCACGGGTAG
- the pilM gene encoding pilus assembly protein PilM codes for MARILGLDLGSHSVKGVVLNSGAKSQSTQAYAEVRRAQEGERPETLRAAVEELLAKMPQGHVDQIVIALPGPSLTTHTVSLPFSDSKRVEATLPFEVGSQLPFDISEVVYDYQVVGQKDTGGKDKAADLLVGVVKKEELQSLLSLLSGLQVDPRVITHPGLAYQNLFTQLPGLFEGLGEGGPVAVVDIGHERTAVAIGQPGKGVEFARTFAGGGRDLTRALATEFQTTLPEAHAWKEAHGAMASAAQGPDAERAANAFVRGMQPVLRELRPSFKSFAARTRRQVSAVVLCGGTSRMPGLAEQLSKDLNLPVRVLALPADAVEKIGTREVPSAAQAFALAMRGNAAGARAPRFNLRRGEFAFKGGYDYVKDRLGLLASFAVTLLLLLVAFGVVRNTVLSRREKEVDAVLCKTTQRILGSCETNYDRALNMLKGVESPAAALPSMSAVNLLAEITQRIPPEVPVKFDRIQVDLDRVMLQGETDSSKQIDTLSAALKGHRCFKDVKEGKVEKTRDGQKVTFRLDVQVQCPGEKQGGET; via the coding sequence ATGGCCCGCATTCTTGGCCTGGACCTGGGCAGCCACTCCGTGAAGGGGGTGGTGCTCAACTCCGGAGCGAAAAGCCAAAGCACCCAGGCCTACGCGGAGGTGCGCCGCGCGCAGGAGGGCGAGCGCCCCGAGACGCTGCGCGCCGCGGTGGAGGAGCTGCTCGCGAAGATGCCGCAGGGGCACGTGGACCAGATCGTCATCGCCCTGCCCGGCCCGTCCCTCACCACGCACACGGTGAGCCTGCCCTTCTCCGACAGCAAGCGCGTGGAGGCGACGCTGCCCTTCGAAGTGGGCAGCCAGCTGCCGTTCGACATCTCGGAGGTCGTCTACGACTACCAGGTGGTCGGCCAGAAGGACACCGGCGGCAAGGACAAGGCCGCGGACCTGCTGGTGGGCGTGGTGAAGAAGGAGGAGCTCCAGTCGCTCCTGTCGCTGCTGAGCGGCCTCCAGGTGGATCCGCGCGTCATCACCCACCCGGGGCTCGCGTACCAGAACCTGTTCACCCAGCTGCCCGGCCTCTTCGAGGGACTGGGCGAGGGTGGCCCGGTGGCGGTGGTGGACATCGGCCATGAGCGCACGGCGGTGGCCATTGGCCAGCCCGGCAAGGGCGTGGAGTTCGCGCGCACCTTCGCGGGCGGCGGGCGCGACCTGACGCGCGCCCTGGCCACGGAGTTCCAGACGACGCTGCCGGAGGCCCACGCGTGGAAGGAAGCGCACGGCGCCATGGCCAGCGCCGCGCAGGGGCCGGACGCCGAGCGCGCCGCGAACGCCTTCGTGCGCGGCATGCAGCCGGTGCTGCGCGAGCTGCGCCCGTCCTTCAAGTCCTTCGCCGCGCGCACCCGCCGGCAGGTCTCCGCGGTGGTGCTGTGCGGCGGCACGTCCCGCATGCCGGGCCTGGCCGAGCAGCTGTCCAAGGATTTGAACCTGCCGGTGCGCGTGCTGGCGCTCCCGGCGGACGCGGTGGAGAAGATTGGCACGCGGGAGGTGCCGTCCGCGGCGCAGGCGTTCGCGCTGGCCATGCGCGGCAACGCGGCCGGGGCCCGGGCGCCCCGCTTCAACCTGCGCCGGGGCGAGTTCGCCTTCAAGGGCGGCTACGACTACGTGAAGGACCGGCTGGGCCTGCTGGCGTCCTTCGCGGTGACGCTGCTGCTCCTGCTCGTCGCCTTCGGCGTCGTGCGCAACACGGTGCTGTCGCGGCGCGAGAAGGAGGTGGACGCGGTGCTCTGCAAGACGACCCAGCGCATCCTGGGCTCCTGCGAGACGAACTACGACCGCGCGCTGAACATGCTCAAGGGCGTGGAGAGCCCCGCCGCGGCGCTGCCCTCGATGTCCGCGGTGAACCTGCTGGCGGAGATCACCCAGCGCATCCCGCCGGAGGTGCCGGTGAAGTTCGACCGCATCCAGGTGGACCTGGACCGCGTGATGCTCCAGGGAGAGACGGACAGCTCCAAGCAGATCGACACGCTCTCCGCCGCCTTGAAGGGCCACCGCTGCTTCAAGGACGTGAAGGAGGGCAAGGTGGAGAAGACTCGCGACGGGCAGAAGGTGACCTTCCGCCTGGACGTGCAGGTGCAGTGCCCCGGCGAGAAGCAGGGGGGAGAGACCTGA
- a CDS encoding prepilin-type N-terminal cleavage/methylation domain-containing protein, with protein MRTPTRRRGGFTLLETMVAMAILSVALMAIFDLNSGAVANHVYTKRLTVAALLARSKMTDLEQKLYDDGFEADDDEQSGDFSAEGWPQFKWRARVIAPKTDGVTPEQLIGAIFNLPMGGGDSGDPLGGLASLFGGGSSGGKGGTPPGSSTSASPLGASAMSMAQPMFTQMVDQLTKSVREVHLTVYWKEGTQVESVDVVTHVVSLGPGGDRNGGFTPNAGSTAGAENQWVNPRTGQLVDNPIPGPNGQMLDPNTREPLVNRAAMLNQLNNPGGQQGGGTGNTGINPRVPGGIFGGGGLRGLPGRGSIQ; from the coding sequence ATGAGGACCCCAACGCGCAGGCGCGGGGGCTTCACCCTGCTGGAGACGATGGTGGCCATGGCCATTCTGAGCGTCGCTCTGATGGCCATCTTCGACCTCAACTCCGGCGCGGTGGCGAACCACGTCTACACCAAGCGGCTGACCGTGGCCGCGCTCCTGGCCCGCTCGAAGATGACGGACCTGGAGCAGAAGCTCTACGACGACGGCTTCGAAGCGGACGACGACGAGCAGTCCGGCGACTTCTCCGCGGAGGGCTGGCCCCAGTTCAAGTGGCGCGCCCGCGTCATCGCGCCCAAGACGGACGGCGTGACGCCGGAGCAGCTCATCGGCGCCATCTTCAACCTGCCCATGGGCGGCGGCGACTCCGGCGACCCGCTGGGCGGCCTGGCCAGCCTCTTCGGCGGCGGCTCCAGCGGCGGCAAGGGCGGCACGCCCCCCGGAAGCAGCACCTCGGCCAGCCCCCTGGGCGCGTCCGCCATGAGCATGGCGCAGCCCATGTTCACGCAGATGGTGGATCAGCTCACCAAGTCCGTCCGGGAGGTGCACCTCACCGTGTACTGGAAGGAAGGCACCCAGGTGGAGAGCGTGGACGTGGTGACGCACGTCGTGTCGCTGGGGCCGGGCGGCGACCGCAACGGCGGCTTCACGCCCAACGCGGGCAGCACGGCGGGCGCGGAGAACCAGTGGGTGAATCCGCGCACGGGCCAGCTGGTGGACAACCCCATCCCCGGCCCCAACGGGCAGATGCTGGACCCCAACACGCGTGAGCCGCTGGTCAACCGGGCGGCCATGCTCAACCAGCTCAACAACCCGGGTGGGCAGCAGGGCGGCGGCACCGGCAACACCGGCATCAACCCGCGCGTGCCTGGCGGCATCTTCGGCGGCGGAGGCCTGCGCGGCCTGCCGGGACGCGGGAGCATCCAATGA
- the gspM gene encoding type II secretion system protein GspM translates to MGNLKELFAPLQTWFERLSDRERKLVAVAGSAVLVFVLFVTLFSFANSAQGYRRRTQDKLAKLQEVQALATSYGEAQAERQNVEQQLTQSNVRLITYIEDKATAAGLTVPNMTPKGDVGVGDGKIIESSVELTFTDVDLRKLTDFLRTVETGPGIVKVKYLRVEPRPATDTLTAWTTVATYRMKQ, encoded by the coding sequence ATGGGAAACCTCAAAGAACTCTTCGCGCCCCTCCAGACGTGGTTCGAGCGGCTCTCCGACCGCGAGCGCAAGCTGGTGGCGGTTGCCGGCTCCGCGGTGCTGGTGTTCGTGCTCTTCGTCACCCTCTTTAGCTTCGCCAACAGCGCGCAGGGCTACCGCCGGCGCACGCAGGACAAGCTGGCGAAGCTGCAGGAGGTCCAGGCGCTGGCCACCAGCTACGGCGAGGCGCAGGCGGAGCGGCAGAACGTGGAGCAGCAGCTCACGCAGAGCAACGTGCGCCTCATCACGTACATTGAGGACAAGGCCACCGCCGCGGGCCTCACCGTCCCCAACATGACGCCCAAGGGCGACGTGGGCGTGGGGGACGGGAAGATCATCGAGAGCTCCGTGGAGCTGACCTTCACGGACGTGGACCTGCGCAAGCTGACGGACTTCCTGCGCACGGTGGAGACGGGCCCGGGCATCGTGAAGGTGAAGTACCTGCGCGTGGAGCCCCGGCCCGCCACGGACACCCTGACGGCGTGGACGACCGTCGCCACCTACCGGATGAAGCAATAG
- a CDS encoding type II secretion system protein GspK: MAFPYFQQASRRRGKARTALSQAPARTPAQRKHRRSRGVALIIALVSITLLTVVATEFAYNSRVDLQLAANQRDEVRAYYMARSGLSLGRLLLRFQKQVDQTPIPNPASLLGALGGALGGGGGTGTNNFQPQSLNLQLWKLARVDCHMLKGLVKSDGAADADGRPVETGSVAVDPHFQMEGEEGENAGAATQMAAQMQRRSFGGFEGCFLATISDEEEKLNVMRLNTGGAEAQATASRMLDMFSDKRFEFLWQQDDANHVRSTPMDTVIALKDWADDDTTQSSLNPRDPTNPFVNGFADEGSPYSRYEPRYDVKNARFDSLDELYRVHGVNDRFMAAFRDRLTVYPDINSKPNINTDDPIMLGLAIMSAADPNHPDPRLTDPVFLNELITRIRAARMFSFFGMSVADFLNVVEQAGIAVNPLIKGNVQQNRYLGDKSKTFTIKSVGEAGSVQKTLTAVIRLDDGLGKLVYYREE; the protein is encoded by the coding sequence ATGGCCTTCCCCTACTTCCAGCAGGCGTCCCGCCGGCGCGGCAAGGCGCGGACGGCCCTCTCCCAGGCGCCAGCGCGCACGCCCGCGCAGCGCAAGCACCGGCGCTCGCGCGGCGTGGCGCTCATCATCGCGCTCGTGTCCATCACGCTGCTCACGGTGGTGGCCACGGAGTTCGCGTACAACAGCCGCGTGGATCTGCAGCTCGCCGCCAACCAGCGCGACGAAGTGCGCGCCTACTACATGGCGCGCTCCGGCCTATCGCTGGGGCGGCTCCTCCTGCGCTTCCAGAAGCAGGTGGACCAGACGCCCATCCCCAACCCCGCGAGCCTCCTGGGCGCGCTGGGCGGGGCCCTCGGCGGAGGCGGTGGCACCGGCACGAACAACTTCCAGCCGCAGTCGCTCAACCTCCAGCTCTGGAAGCTGGCGCGGGTGGACTGCCACATGCTCAAGGGGCTGGTGAAGAGCGACGGCGCCGCGGACGCGGACGGCCGGCCCGTGGAGACGGGGAGCGTGGCGGTGGACCCCCACTTCCAGATGGAAGGCGAAGAGGGGGAGAACGCGGGCGCGGCCACGCAGATGGCGGCGCAGATGCAGCGCAGGTCCTTCGGCGGCTTCGAGGGCTGCTTCCTCGCGACCATCAGCGATGAAGAGGAGAAGCTCAACGTCATGCGGCTCAACACCGGTGGCGCGGAGGCGCAGGCCACCGCCTCGCGCATGCTGGACATGTTCTCCGACAAGCGCTTCGAGTTCCTCTGGCAGCAGGATGACGCCAACCACGTGCGCTCCACGCCCATGGACACCGTCATCGCGCTGAAGGACTGGGCGGACGATGACACCACCCAGTCCAGCCTCAACCCCCGGGACCCCACCAACCCCTTCGTCAACGGCTTCGCGGACGAGGGTTCCCCGTACAGCCGCTACGAACCGCGCTATGACGTCAAGAACGCGCGCTTCGACAGCCTGGACGAGCTGTACCGCGTGCATGGCGTCAACGACCGCTTCATGGCGGCCTTCCGCGACCGGCTCACGGTGTACCCGGACATCAACTCCAAGCCCAACATCAACACCGACGACCCCATCATGCTGGGGCTGGCCATCATGTCCGCCGCGGACCCCAACCACCCGGACCCGCGCCTGACGGACCCCGTGTTCCTCAACGAGCTCATCACCCGCATCCGCGCCGCGCGCATGTTCAGCTTCTTCGGCATGTCGGTGGCGGACTTCCTGAACGTGGTGGAGCAGGCCGGCATCGCGGTCAACCCGCTCATCAAGGGCAACGTCCAGCAGAACCGCTACCTGGGCGACAAGAGCAAGACTTTCACCATCAAGTCCGTGGGAGAGGCGGGCAGCGTCCAGAAGACGCTCACCGCCGTCATCCGCCTGGACGACGGGCTGGGCAAGCTCGTGTATTACAGAGAGGAATAG